The Gemmatimonadota bacterium nucleotide sequence CGGCGCGAGGCAAGGATGTCCATCACCGAACGGCTCGGCCTCACCGAGGCCCAGGTGGAACAGGTCAGGCAGATGCGGACCGAACTCGGAGATCAACTGACGCCCTACCGGGATGGTTACCGTGAAAAACGGGACCAGTTGTACGATCTGCTCATGGCGCCGGACGTCGACCGCGGGGAGATCGACCGGGTCAAGGCGCAGATGGATTCGCTCCAGGCGGAGCGGGAAGCCATCGTCTTCGACTACATCGTGGCACACAAGGAAGTGCTTACCCCGGAGCAGCAGACGGAATTCTTCACCATGATCAAGGAGCGGTTCCGAAGCGGATACCGTCGTAGATAGCGGGGCCGGCCGCGTGTGTGCCCGGGAAAGCCTGGAGGGCGTCGGAAAAAACCCGCGGCGCAGCTGGGAAGACGTTGAAACCGGATTGTGAAGGATCTACCATCGGAGGAGCAGTTCATGTTCAAGCGGCTTGGGATAAGTAAACTGGCGTACTGGCCCGTTGTGCTGGCGATCGCAGGCGTCCTCGCCTGCGGCGGCGGTGAGGAGGAGTCGGAAGACGCTGCGCAGAATCAGCGCGGCGGCCGGCCCGGGATGGGCGCCATGGCGCGTACCGGCGCTTCCATACCGGTGGAGGTGAAGACCGTGGGCCGCGGCAACATCGCCGCGACGCTGCTGACCTACACGTCCCTCGAGGCGGAGCGGCACGTGGACGTGGTCTCGCGCACGCAGGGGCTCGTGAAGTCGATCCTGGTCGAGGAGGGAGACCGGGTGACGGAGGGGCAGCCGCTGGCCCAGCTCGACACCGACGCGCTGGAATTGACGCTCAGGGAGCGGGAAGTGAACATGAACAGCCTGGAATCGAACTACAAGCGGTCCCAGGAACTGTTGGAGCAGGAGTTGCTCAGCAGCCAGGAATTCGAGCAGACCAAGTTCCAGTACGAGGCCGCCGCGACCCAGTACGAGTCGGCGAAGCTTCAACTGGAATACGCCACGATCCGCAGCCCTTTCTCAGGCATCGTCACGGAGCGGCTGGTCGAGGTCGGCAACCTGGTGAACGCGAATGACGTGGTATTCCGGACGGCGGACCTCGATCCGCTGCTCGCCCGCATTCACGTGCCCGAGAAGGACATCGGACAGGTTCGGCCGGGGCAGTCGGTGCGCATCAACGTGGAAGGGTCTGACCAAACCCACACGGGCCGGGTCGCTCTGATCAGTCCCATCGTGGATCCCGAGAGCGGCACGGTAAAGGTCACGGTGGAAATCCGGGACCGGATGGGCACGTTGAGACCGGGCATGTTTACCACGGTGAACCTGGTGATCGCGATCCAGGAGAACGTGCTGCAGGTCGAGAAGAAGGCCCTGGTAGCCGAGGCCGAGGGATCCTACGCCTTCCTGTTCCAGGACGGTACGGCCGAAAAACGGCTCCTTGAAATCGGCATCGCGGAAGGGGATTACGTGGAGGTGCTGTCGGGTCTGTCAGACGGCGACTCCATCATCACCGTGGGCCAGGAGGGGCTCCGAAACGGCGCGCCCGTTCGCATCGCGGGACAGATACCGCCCGCCGCGGAAGGCATGGGCGGTGGACCGGCGGGCATGGGCGGTTCAGCCGGTGAAGCGTCCCAGGCGCCCGCCGCGCGGCCGGCGAGCGCAGGAGAAGGAACCGGCGGCCAGCCAGGCGGGATGGGCGGCGGACGCATGATGGCCATGGACCTAGACCAGATGAAGGAGCGGATGTTCCAGAACCCGGACATCAAGGCGGCTTATGACAAGCAGGTGGAAGAAGATCCGAGCTTCGCGGAAGACGAAGAAAGGCAACGTACGTTCCTTATCCAGCAGATGCGCCAGATGCGTGCGCAGCGCGGAGGGGGACGGCAGCAGTAACATGTACGCTCTATCAACTTTCACATTCGTGGGAGGTGAGTCATGCGTTGTTTGATCATTGCACTCATATTGGTGATTGCATTACCGGCCGCGGCCCAGGACGATCAGAAACTCGAGGAACTGATCCAGCGGTCCCTGACCTTGGAAAGCCCCGATCCGGCCAAGCTGGAAGAGGTCGAAAAACAGTTTCGGACCGCCTATGCGAAGCTGCACGAACTGTGCAACTGCGAACCGGCCGATATAGGCGAGGTGCTGGCCACTGCATGGGATGAAGTGCGGAAGGCGGAATTCAAGGACGGTTTCCTCGAGACGGTCGAGATGTTTCAACTGACGCTGGACGGCGTTCGCAGCGAGCTGGATTCGGCCGGCGCATACACGCCGTCGCTTCAGATATGTCAGCAGTATGCAGACCTCTACGTCTCTGCCCGCCGCGAGGCGCCGACCATGGATGACGCGCGAAAGGCCCTGGTCGAGATGATCCACAATCTGATCGGCGACGAGCATTGAAACGAAAGGTAATACGGTAGAGGATTCATGAAAATCATCGGTTTCTCCATCGGCAGGCCCGTCACGATCATCATGCTGATGACGGCGATGCTGCTCTTCGGTACCATCGCCTTCTCGCGGCTGCCCATCAATCTGCTCCCGGACATCACGTACCCGACCCTTACGGTGCGCACCGAGTACGTCGGCGCCGCGCCGAACGAGATCGAGAACCTCATTTCCGAGCCCATCGAAGAGGCGGTGGGCGTGGTGACCGGCGTGGTGCGCGTCAGCTCCATTTCCCGCCCCGAGCGGTCCGACGTCATCCTGGAGTTCGAGTGGGGCACCAACATGGATTTCGCCAGCCTGAACGTGCGGGAGAAAATCGACCTGCTCAACCTGCCCCAGGCGGCGGAGAAACCCATCCTCCTCCGGTTCGACCCGAGCCTCGATCCGATCCTGCGTATCGCGCTGTCCGGCAACGAAAGCCTCACCGCCCTTCGGATCATGGCGGAAGAGGAGATCAAGCGCGAGCTGGAAGCCCTCGAGGGCGTCGCCGCCGTCAAGATCAGCGGCGGCCTGGAAGAGGAAATCCACGTGGAGCTGGACGAGTCCAGACTGGCCAGCCTCGGCATACCCATCACCCAGGTGGCCACCCGGCTCGAGCAGGAGAACGTCAATCTCGCGGGCGGCACCATTAAGGACGGCGAGACGGAATACCTGGTGCGCATCCTGAACGAGTTCCAGGCCGTGGACGAGATCGGCGACATCATCGTCGGGCAGGTCAACACCGTGCCCATCCTGCTTTCCGACGTCGCCTCGGTGACGAAAAGTCACAAGGAACGCAAGCTTTCCGCGCGGATCGACGGCCGGGAGAGCATCGAGATCGCCATCTACAAGGAAGCCGGGACCAATACGATACAGGTGGGGCGCGTGGTCAAGGACCGGTTGGATTCGGTGCGGGAGACCGTGGCGGGACTCACCTCCGGGGTGAACCTGGAAGTCGTCTTCGACCAGTCGATCTTCATCCAGCAGTCGGTGGACGAGGTGCTCAAGACGGCCATTTACGGCGGTATCCTCGCCATCCTGGTCCTGTACCTGTTCCTGCGCAGCTCGAGCAGTCTCATCATCGGCGTGTCCATCCCGATCTCGGTGGTCACCACCTTTTTCTTCCTCTACGCCTTCGACGTCTCGTTGAACATCATGTCCCTCGGCGGCCTGGCCCTGGGGGTGGGGATGCTGGTGGACAACTCCATCGTGGTCCTGGAAGGCATCGACCGGCACCGAAGGCGAGGGGGCGACCAGCCCGTTGCGGAACGGGTGCGCCTCGGCGCGTCCGAGGTCGGACAGGCCGTCGTGGCCGCGACGCTGACCACGGTGTGCGTATTCGTGCCTATCGTCTTCGTGGAAGGCATCGCCGGGCAGTTGTTCCGGGACCTGGCGCTGGCCGTTACTTTTTCGCTTATCGTGGCCACCCTGGTGGCCGTAACCCTGATCCCGGTGATATCGTCGATCCTGCACCGCGAACGGGATGCGTTCGCGGATGACGGGGACGACCTGTCCGCGCAGGATCCGGCCACGGCGATGGGAAAGATCCGGTCCGTGATCGGGACCGTCTGGACCGCATTCTCCCGTGGGCTGGGATACATCATTACCGGCGTATTCTACCTCGTCAGGTGGGTGCTTTTCTCGGCCTGGGGACTGGTGCGCGTCCTGCTCTGGCCAGCGGGCTGGGTGTTCGACCGGATCTTCCCGGTCATCCGCCGGGCCTACCCGCCTTTCCTCCGCTGGGCCCTGGCCAACCGCGTGCTTACGCTGTTCACCGGGACCGCCCTGCTGGCGGGTTCCCTCTATGTTGTCCCCACGATCGGCATCGAGCTGATCCCCCAGATGAGCCAGGGCGAGTTCTTCGTCAACGTGAAGCTGCCCGTGGGCACGCCGCTGCCTGTTACCGAGGACGCATTGAATCGCATGTCGGCGATCGCCCGGGACTACCCTGAAGTAAGCACGGTGTACGTGCTGGCGGGAACCATGGGCCAGTCCGGCGGCAACGCGGGCGAGGAGCGGGAAAACATCGGGCAGTTGCACATCCGGCTGGAACCGGGCCTTCGCGGCGCGGTGGAAGAGGACGTCATGAACCGCCTGCGGGACAGCTTCGCGCCCATTCCGGGCATCGAGGCGCCCGAGTTCGCCCGTCCCGCGCTCTTCAGCTTCAAGAACCCGGTGGAGGTGGAAGTCAGCGGGTACAACCTGACCCGGCTCACGGAAGTCTCCGAGGAACTCGCGGCGGAGATGTCCACGGTACCCGGCCTGACCGACGTGAAAGCCAGCATGGAGGGCGGGAACCCGGAAGTGCAGATCCTTTTCGACCGCCGGAAGCTCGCCAACCTGGGGCTCAACCTGGGCACGGTCACGCAGATCGTGCAGAACAAGGTCCAGGGCAACGTGGCCACGGAGCTCACCCGCCGCGACCGGAAGATCGACATCCGCGTGTGGGCGGAGGACGAGACCCGGCTGAGCCTGGACGCCATCCGGCGGCTGGTGGTGAACCCGGAGGGCACGGTGCCCGTGCCGCTGGCGGCCGTGGCGGAAGTCCGCGTCGCCCAGGGTCCGAGCGAGATCCGGCGGGTCAACCAGCAGCGGGTGGCCATCGTGTCCGCGGGTCTTACGGACCGTTCGCTCGGCGATGCGGCTGAAGACATCCAGGGGATCATAGACGGCTTCATGCTGCCCATCGATTTCGTCGTGGGCATCAAGGGGCAGAACGAGGAAATGCAGGTGGCCTTCGCGAGCCTGCAGTTCGCCATTCTGCTCTCGATCTTTCTCGTCTACCTGGTCATGGCGTCCCAGTTCGAATCGCTGCTCCATCCCTTCGTGATCATGTTCACTTTCCCCTTCTCGATCATCGGCGTCGTCGCGACGCTGGTGCTCACGGGCCAGACGATCAGCGTCGTCGTGCTGATCGGGGTGATCATGCTCACCGGGATCGTGGTGAACAACGCTATCGTACTGGTGGATTATATCAACCAGTTGCGACGCGGGGGCACCGAACTGCAGGAGGCCATTGTCGAGGCGGCGCAGACGCGCCTCTGGCCCATCATGATGACGACGGCGACCACGGTCCTCGGCCTGCTTCCGATGGCCATCGGCGTCGGTGAAGGCGCCGAGTTGCGTGCGCCTATGGCCATCACCGTGATCGGTGGCCTGATCGCCGGAACGATGGTGACGCTGGTCCTGGTGCCGCTCATCTACATGACGATCGAGTCGGCCATGGCAAGAGTGTACGGGCTGTTTACAAGAACCGCCGGGCAACCGGTGTCCCAGGAGGTGGTAGAGGCATGAGCATCGCCGAATTTTCCGTAAACCGACCGGTGACGACGATCATGATCATCGTCAGTGTCGTCACCCTGGGTATGATTTCCTATACCAAGCTGCCGCTGATGTTCCTGCCGGACATGTCCTTCCCGTCCCTGAACGTCAGCGTGCCGTATCCTTCCTCGTCGCCCGAGGAAGTGGAACGGCTGATCACGCGGCCGCTGGAGGACGCCTTCGGCACGCTGAGCAACATGAAGAGCATGGAGTCCCGTTCCAACGACGACAACGCGCGTGTCCGCATCGAGTTCGAGACGGGGACGGACATGAACATGGCGGCCATGGAGGTCCGGGACCGGATCGACCAGGTCCGGGGTGAACTGCCCGACGACGTCGAACGCATAACCATCCGGCGCTGGAACCCGAACGATATGCCCATCTACAACTTCAGCGTCGCATGGAATGGGGACCCCGCCGAGTTCTACAACATCGTCACCAAGGTGATCCAGCCGCGCATCCAGCGCGTGGACGGCGTGGCGAACGTTGAAATCAGCGGGATGATCGACAAGCAGTTGCTCGTGCACGTGGACAGCGAGAAGCTGCAATCCCACAACCTCGATCTATTCAATCTCAGCCAGACCCTGACGCAGAACAACGTCACCATGACGGCCGGGACCGTCACCGAGGGCGGGAAGAAGTACTCAGTGCGTTCCGTGAACGAGTACCGGGCCGCCGAAGAGGTGGCGAACCTGCCCATACCGGGCACGACCCTTTCGCTTCGCGACGTGGCGGAGGTAAAGTACGACTATCCGGAAGACAACAGTTTCCAGCGCCTGAACGGGGTCGACGCAGTCACGATCCGGGTGTACAAGACGTCTACGGCCAACATCGTGGACGTAGCGCAGCGCACCCAGTCCGTGCTGGACGAACTCGAGACGCAGCCCCAGTTCGCGGACCTTGAAACGCGGGTCTTCTTCGACCAGTCGCAGAGTATATCGGACCGGCTTTCGGACCTGCGGAACACGGGACTGCTGGGCGGCATGCTGGCCGTCATCGTGCTGTTCCTCTTCTTGCGGAACGTGCGGAGCACCATGATCATCGGCCTGGCGATCCCCATATCGATCATCTGCACCTTCACCTTCATGTACCTGCTGCGCCAGGGCGCCGGGTCCACGGTTTCCATCAACCTGATCTCGCTCATGGGCCTGATGCTGGCGGTAGGCATGCTCGTGGACGCGGCCGTCGTGGTGCTCGAGAGCATCTACCGGCATCGCCAGGAGGGCAACCTGCCGGCTCGGATCGCGGCCGTCGTGGGTACCCGCGAGGTAACCATGGCCATCATCGCGGCCACGGCGACGACCCTCTGCGTGTTCATGCCCCTGGTCTTCCTGGGCGGCGGCAGCCGGTTCATGCTCTTCATGAAGGACTTCGTCGTCACCTTCTGCATCGTCATGGTCGCGGCCGTCTTCATCGCGCTTACGCTCATACCGCTGGTATCGTCGAGGCTGTTCAACCGGCCGTTGGGCAAGCCCTCGGCGTTCTTCGCGAGGCTGTCGGGCTTGTACACGACGGTCCTGGCCTGGAACCTCAAGCACCGCTTCGTCACGGTAGTTTCCTTCGCCGCGATCCTCTACGGCAGCTACTGGCTGTACCAGAACATCGAGACGGAGTTCCAGCCCATGGCGCCGACACGGGACATCGCGATAGCCGCGGACCTGCCGGGCAGCTACAACATCGAGGACGTCAAGGCCGTATTCACGGACGTGGAGACGCTCCTGCTGGACCGCAAGGAGGACTTCCACATCGAATCCATTTCGTCCTACGGCAGCCTGCGTCGGGCCAATATCCGCATCGTGCTGACTCCGCCGGAGGAGCGGCAGGAGTCGGCCACGCAGCTTCAGACCCGGATCACCAGGGCGCTGCCTGAAATCGCCGGCGTACAGTGGAGACCCGGTCGCATGCGGCGTTACGGCGGCGGGCAGTCGGGTGTGGACGTCGAGCTGAAGGGCGACAACATGGCGGTGCTTTCCAACATCGCCCAGGATATCCGGACCCGGATGGAGGTCATCCCGGGCCTCAAGGACGTGGATACCAGCCTGGAGCGGGGCGACGAAGAGATCCAAGTACAGGTCGACCGGGCCGTGGCGCAGACGTACGGGATCTCGCCGAGGCAGGCTGCACGTACGGTACAGGCGGCGCTGAGCAGCCGGGCGAGGGGCAAATTCAAGGCCGACGACCGCGAGGTGGACATCCTGCTGCACCTCGAGGAAGAGGACCGCGCCAGCATGCAGAAGCTGCAGAACATGACGTTCGAGCGGGCCGAAGGCGGCATGATCCCCGTGGGGAACCTGGCCAGTTTCTCCAGGCAGAAGGGACCCGACGCCATCGAGCGGAAGGACCGGGAATCGCAAGTTGAAGTAGGCGGAAATACGACAGGGCCGGGCACGCGTGCCATAAACACCCAGGTGACGGAGATGATGGAAAGCATCGAACTGCCGCCGGGCTATTCGTGGAGCATGGGGCGCAATTTCAACATGATGCGGGAATCCCAGGGCGAGTTCCTCTTCGCCATCATGCTGTCCGTGGTCCTGATCTACCTGATCATGGCGGCCATATCGGAGTCCTTCATCCAGCCCTTCACGATCCTGTTGTCGGTGCTCTGCGGACTGGTGGGCGCCTTCATCGTGTTCTACCTGTCGGGGACGACGCTGAACACGAACTCGTACCTCGGGGTCATCGTGCTATCCGGACTGGCGGTCAACAATGCCATTGTGCTCATCGACCACGTGAACCATTTGCGCCGGGAGGGGATGACCCGCACGGAGGCCCTGCTCCTGGGCGGCCGGCACCGGTTGCGGCCGATCCTGATGACGTCGTTGACGACCATCTTCGGCCTGATGCCCATGGTGGCCCCCCTCCTCTTCCCCGAGTTCTTCGGTCCCGTGGAAGACCGCGGCGCCAACCAGTGGGGCCCGGTCAGCCTGGCCCTGGTGGGCGGCCTGACCACTTCCGGCATCCTGACGCTCATCCTGCTGCCGACGGTCTACACCATCTTCGAGGACCTGAGCAACTGGGTCACGTCGAGCGTCAAGCGGGCCTGGGCGTAGGCTGGCGCAGCAGCGCCGCCACGTCCCCGTGGCCTTCCTTCTCGGCACCGTAGAGCGGTTGGGCCCAGACCGACTCGGCCGGTACGGTCGGGTCGGCGCCCTGGTCCAGCAGGAAACGCACCATTTCCGCCTTCCCGCTGCGCGCCGCTGCCGCCAGGGGTGTTCCCCCGTATTCGAGCTCGATCGCATCGATGTCGGCACCGAGTTCCAGGAAAGCACGAGCCGCCGCGACATCGCCCTTTTCGGCACAGCCGTGCAGAAAGGTCCGGCCGATCCAGTTGGCGCGGCACAGGTCGAGGCCGTGGCCGGCCAGGGTGCGGATCATATCGGGATCCGAGGGGTAGTTTCCACCCCATATGTCCGTCAGACGGAAAAGATCGCCGACGTCCGGCGTGTTTTCCAGAAAGACGTTGATGAGTTCGGCATTGTTCCGTCCCATTAACTCATGCAGAAACTGAGGATGCGAAACGACGGCTCCTCCCTCGCGCACGGCCCGTTCCAGTTCCGAATCGTCCACCATGGCAAAGGGCGGCGTCACGGCGCCATACTCGTGCAACATGGCCTGCATCCGATGGCCGTCTGTGCCATGATTGTACTCGACAGTAGTCAAACAAGATCCGGATGAGTCCACCTCGGCGTTTGGATCGGCACCGCGTTCGAGCAGCAGTTTCGCCGTCTCAATGTGGTTGCCCGAGCAGGCGCCGAATAGTGCTCCGCCGCGCGGTGCGTTTTCTTCCGGCAGGTTGGGGTCGGCACCCAGGTCCAGCAGTTTTTCGACGATCTGTGTGTGTCCCCTGCCGGCGGCATAGGCAAGCGGACTGCGTCTGCCGGCATCGAGCGTGCGGGCCAGGACCGGGTTGGACGCCAGTACCGCATCGACCCGGTTCTCATCGCCGGCCGCACAGGCGACGCTCAGGGCGTACTCCGCGCCGCAGGCGAGAAGGTGCCGCGTGATGACCCAGGTATCTTTCGGGGCCTCCGTCGGCAGATCGCGCGATCGGAACCAGTAGTCCCCGTTGAGTGAGACCAGCAGTGGGGTCTGGCCGTCGGCGCGGCGGGCTTCCAGGTCGGCGCCCCGAGCAACGAAGATATCCACCAGGTCGTTCTGCCGCGTGATCACCGCCCAGTGCAGGGGGCCGTTGCCCAATGCGTCTGATGCGTGTATCAAGTTGGCCCGGGCGGCCAGCACCACCTCCACACGCGCCTGGTCACGGCTTTTTATCGCGTCCGCCAGCTCCTCGAAAGCTGGATCGTACCCGAATCGTTCCCGCATCGCCGCCTCGAGCAGCGCCTGTACGCTGTTGAAGCCGCGCTCCTGCGAGATGTCCAGCAGCTTGTCCCACGAATTGTACGTATATCGCGACTGGCCCGGGTCGGCACCGGCCTGCAACAGCAGTTGGACCACCTCGGCATGGCCCTCGCGCACTGCCATGTGGATGGGAAACTGGTACCAGTACTGGGCATTGACCAGCCTGGGGTCGCGGTCCAGCATCGCGCTGACCCGCGCCAGGTCGCCTGCTCCGCTGGCGCAAAACAACGCCCAGGCCTGGTGGCCGTCTACGGCTTCGATCCCATACTGGTAGCGTTCGGTCTTCAGGTCATCGGGCTGGAGCAGACTTGCGATCCGTTGCGCGAAGCGATCGTCGCGCGAGGGTGCCTGTCCAGGTATTTCCCTTTCAGCCATTTTCAACATCTCCTTTCGTAGCCGTTTGCGAGCCGATCGCAGCCGGTTGTTGACCGTCGACGCCGACAGGCCCAGAAACGAGCCGACTTCCCGGTGCGAATACGTCGAAATGTAGAACAGCAGGACCGACATGCGCTCTTCGTCGGGCAACCGGCCTATCGCGGCCATGACCCGGGTTTTCTCATCACGCGACTCCAGTTCCTCTCCCGGGTCGGCCGTCACCAGCGATCCCACCGTCGCCAGCGATTGAGCCGCCACCAGCGTTTCCGCCGCCGCGTGTTCGATGGCCGCAACATGCTCGATCGCGACGGGTTGCCGCTTGCGCAATACACGGCTGCAGCGCATGAAGACGATCCGCTTGAACCATCCTGGAAACGCAGCCGGTTCGTGCAGGCGCGGCAGTTCGGTCCAGGCGCCGACGAAGGCCTCCTGTGCGGCGTCTTCGGCAAGGTGGAAATCGCCCAGCAGGGCGGAGGCGTAGCCCACCGCCATGTCCTGGAACCGGAGGACGATGTCGTCGTAGGCTGCGCGGTCGCCGGTCTGGGCACGGACGACCAGTGAAGAGAGATTGGATTCGCTCATAGGCATTCACCCATAAGCACCGGCGACGAGGTTGTTCTGGTAGGTTTTTTCGAATTGGCGGGCGATCGTACCGTCACATCGCCGAATGGAAGACCCGGTCGTAGATCTGGTGGACGCGTGCGGTGTGCTTCCCGTAGGCTTCGAGCATTCGTCCGGGTCCGGCCTGCCGTTCCCGGGGGGTCGGTCCGGACAGCCCCATCATGCCGGCCAGGACGGCCTGGGCGCCGTGTTCCCGGGGGATCTCGTGGGTCTGGTGGCCCGAGGTCATCTGGATGCGGTTCTCCAGGTCCCGCAGGAAGAGATAGGCTTCGTCCAGGTCGGACGCCTCTTCATCGGACAGATACCCCTTTTCCGCCAGCGCGGCCAGCATTCTGCGGGTGCCCCGTTCCCAGGGCCAGCCCTGGAACCCGCCGTACACCAGCTGGAATCCCTGGGCGATGAACTCGATCTCCCGGATGCCGCCCTTACCCAGCTTGACGTGGTAGTCGCCGCTGCCCCGTTCGATCAACGCCTTCGCGATGCGTTCCCGCATGTGGTTGATATCTTCCAGGATCAACGGCTGGTCGAGGGCGGGGTAGAACACGAAGGGCTGGATCGTGTCGAGGAACCGTTCGCCGACCTCCCTGCTCCCTGCCGAGTGCCGGGCCTTCAGGAGCGCCTGGCGCTGCCAGGCCTGTCCCTGGATCTCGTAGTGCCAGCGGTAGCCTTCGATTGAGTTTGCGATGTCGCCAGCCCGCCCCTCCGGTCGCAGGCGCAGGTCGACACGGAAAACCTGGCCGTCCGGCGTGAGCCGGCTGATGAGGTCGGTGATGGCCCGGGCGAGTTTCGGGTAGTACTCGTAGGTGGAGGTCCCGTCCTTCTCGGTGCGCCCGTTCGTGACGTCGTAGACATAGAGCAGGTCGATGTCCGAGCTGAAGTTCAGGTCCCTGCCCCCCAGCTTCCCCATGCCGATGACGGCGAAGCCGCTCGGTTTCGATCCCTCGAGCATCGGCCTTCCGTGACGGGCCTGCAGTTTCGCGCCGCACACATCGTGGGCGGCCTGGAGGCAGAGATCGGCCACGTCCGTGAGCCGTTCCAGGACCGCCGGCGTACCGGACTGCCGCATCAGATCGCACACGGCGATGCGCAGGTAGGCCTGCTGCTTGAACGTGCGCAGGGGTTTCATGGCCTCGTCCGGCGTAGACACGCCGTCGAGCATGCCCGTCAGTGCCTCTTCCAGTTCCTCCGCCGGCTGCAGCGCGCGCCACGCATCGCCCGCGAAAGTGTCGAGCAGGAAGCCCACGTCCTGGACGAGCGTCGTGGTGAGGTACGGGCTGGCCGAAAGGATCGTGAGCAGCGCGTCCCGGGATTCCGAAGGCGCGGCCAACAGGTCCAGCAGGGCCGGGACCTGCGCATCGCCGCTTCGCGTAATAAGCGCGTGCATGCTGATGAGGGCCCGGTCGGGTTGCAGTGAACTGCCCGCCGCCTCGGTCAGCGCGGGCATGAGGTGCTCCGTGTCGCCCACGCCCAGCGGGGTCAGGCGCACATCGATCTGTCC carries:
- a CDS encoding sigma-70 family RNA polymerase sigma factor encodes the protein MPMSESNLSSLVVRAQTGDRAAYDDIVLRFQDMAVGYASALLGDFHLAEDAAQEAFVGAWTELPRLHEPAAFPGWFKRIVFMRCSRVLRKRQPVAIEHVAAIEHAAAETLVAAQSLATVGSLVTADPGEELESRDEKTRVMAAIGRLPDEERMSVLLFYISTYSHREVGSFLGLSASTVNNRLRSARKRLRKEMLKMAEREIPGQAPSRDDRFAQRIASLLQPDDLKTERYQYGIEAVDGHQAWALFCASGAGDLARVSAMLDRDPRLVNAQYWYQFPIHMAVREGHAEVVQLLLQAGADPGQSRYTYNSWDKLLDISQERGFNSVQALLEAAMRERFGYDPAFEELADAIKSRDQARVEVVLAARANLIHASDALGNGPLHWAVITRQNDLVDIFVARGADLEARRADGQTPLLVSLNGDYWFRSRDLPTEAPKDTWVITRHLLACGAEYALSVACAAGDENRVDAVLASNPVLARTLDAGRRSPLAYAAGRGHTQIVEKLLDLGADPNLPEENAPRGGALFGACSGNHIETAKLLLERGADPNAEVDSSGSCLTTVEYNHGTDGHRMQAMLHEYGAVTPPFAMVDDSELERAVREGGAVVSHPQFLHELMGRNNAELINVFLENTPDVGDLFRLTDIWGGNYPSDPDMIRTLAGHGLDLCRANWIGRTFLHGCAEKGDVAAARAFLELGADIDAIELEYGGTPLAAAARSGKAEMVRFLLDQGADPTVPAESVWAQPLYGAEKEGHGDVAALLRQPTPRPA